One segment of Natranaeroarchaeum aerophilus DNA contains the following:
- a CDS encoding sigma-70 region 4 domain-containing protein, with protein sequence MSQSQLPEFVGVRREDLDKLTDAERKAYVACRINGVGVREQARFSERSPGTVGNLLRRAEKKLDQRGDR encoded by the coding sequence GTGAGTCAGAGCCAGCTCCCCGAGTTCGTCGGTGTCCGTCGCGAGGATCTCGACAAGCTCACCGACGCCGAGCGGAAGGCGTACGTAGCCTGTCGGATCAACGGTGTCGGCGTTCGCGAACAGGCGCGCTTCAGCGAGCGATCTCCCGGTACGGTCGGGAACTTGCTCCGGCGTGCCGAGAAGAAGCTCGACCAGCGGGGTGACCGATGA